From a single Hippopotamus amphibius kiboko isolate mHipAmp2 chromosome X, mHipAmp2.hap2, whole genome shotgun sequence genomic region:
- the LOC130842312 gene encoding melanoma-associated antigen D4 isoform X2 yields the protein MLARTLLEAFRMDPETLANETAARAANVARAASSNQAARATATAARATYNQVVANHSVAADQASGGDTQPMTSAAEAQAATPETSLASPHSSQMLVNSEMATPGAPARSTQPQTSSQAQEAAAEGPSTTCAFSQAPRASEMDATRPKTAFLGQNDVFDFTQPAGVSGMAFPRPKRPAPAQEAATEGPSAASGGLQTASAGEGAATRPKTTKSGKALAKTRWVEPQNVVAAAAAKAKMATSIPEPEGAAATSQQSAEPWARMGGKRTKKSKHLDDEYESSEEEREPPTVPPTWRASQPPLTTVRPQMAPRPPMALRSQVPSRHVLCLPPRNVTLLQERANKLVKYLMIKDYKKIPIRRSDMLKDVIREYDEHFPEIIERATYTLEKKFGIHLKEIDKEEHLYILVCTRDSSARLLGKTKDTPRLSLLLVILGVIFMNGNRASEAVLWEALRKMGLRPGVRHPFLGDLRKLITEDFVKQKYLEYKKIPNSSPPEYEFLWGLRARHETSKMRVLRFIAQYQNRDPREWRAHFLEAVDDAFKTMDVDMAEEHARAQMRAQMNIGEEALIGRWSWDDIQVELLTWDEDGDFGDAWSRIPFAFWARYHQYILNSNRANRRGTWRAGVSSGTSGAASTSMLDGPSTSSTIRTRNAARTSASFFSWIQ from the exons ATGCTGGCCAGGACTCTGCTGGAGGCATTTCGCATGGATCCAGAAACACTTGCCAATGAGACGGCTGCCCGTGCTGCCAACGTAGCCCGGGCCGCCTCCTCTAACCAAGCTGCTCGGGCCACTGCCACTGCTGCCCGTGCCACCTACAATCAGGTGGTCGCTAACCACTCAGTGGCCGCAGACCAGGCCTCAGGAGGCGATACCCAGCCCATGACATCCGCTGCTGAGGCTCAGGCAGCCACCCCCGAGACAAGCCTGGCTTCTCCGCACAGCTCCCAGATGCTAGTCAACAGCGAGATGGCCACCCCTGGGGCTCCGGCAAGGTCCACACAGCCCCAGACATCCTCGCAGGCCCAGGAGGCTGCTGCCGAGGGCCCTAGTACGACCTGTGCTTTCTCCCAGGCCCCGCGTGCCAGTGAGATGGATGCCACCCGGCCCAAGACAGCCTTCCTGGGTCAGAACGATGTCTTTGATTTCACCCAGCCGGCAGGTGTGAGTGGCATGGCCTTCCCACGCCCCAAGAGACCTGCCCCGGCCCAAGAGGCTGCCACAGAGGGCCCCAGTGCTGCCTCTGGGGGGCTCCAGACAGCCtctgctggggagggggcagctacCCGGCCCAAGACGACCAAGTCTGGGAAGGCTCTCGCCAAGACTCGGTGGGTGGAGCCTCAGAATGTTGTGGCAGCAGCTGCCGCCAAGGCCAAGATGGCCACGAGCATCCCGGAGCCTGAGGGTGCAGCTGCCACCTCTCAGCAGAGTGcggagccctgggccaggatggGAGGCAAGAGGACAAAGAAG TCCAAGCACCTGGATGACGAATATGAGAGCAGCGAGGAGGAGAGAGAGCCTCCTACGGTCCCACCGACCTGGAGGGCATCGCAGCCCCCACTGACGACTGTTCGGCCTCAGATGGCCCCTCGGCCCCCCATGGCCCTGAGGTCCCAGGTACCCTCAAGGCACGTACTGTGCTTGCCACCCCGCAATGTGACCCTTCTGCAGGAGAGG GCAAATAAGTTGGTGAAATATCTGATGATTAAAGACTACAAGAAGATCCCCATCAGGCGCTCAG aCATGCTAAAGGATGTCATCCGAGAATACGACGAACATTTCCCTGAGATCATTGAACGAGCAACGTACACTCTGGAAAAG AAGTTCGGCATCCACCTGAAGGAAATCGACAAGGAAGAACACCTCTACATTCTTGTCTGCACACGGGATTCGTCAGCCCGCCTCCTGGGAAA GACCAAGGACACTCCCAGGCTGAGCCTCCTCTTGGTGATTCTGGGCGTCATCTTCATGAACGGCAACCGTGCCAGCGAGG CTGTCCTCTGGGAGGCACTACGCAAGATGGGACTGCGCCCCGG GGTGAGGCACCCATTCCTGGGCGATCTGAGGAAACTCATTACAGAGGACTTTGTGAAGCAGAA GTACCTGGAATACAAGAAGATCCCCAACAGCAGCCCACCCGAGTATGAGTTCCTCTGGGGCCTCCGCGCCCGCCACGAGACCAGCAAGATGAGGGTGCTGAGATTCATCGCCCAG TATCAGAACCGAGACCCCCGGGAATGGAGGGCTCATTTCTTGGAGGCTGTGGATGATGCTTTCAAGACGATGGATGTGGATATGGCTGAGGAACATGCCAGGGCCCAGATGAGGGCCCAGATGAACATCGGGGAGGAAGCTCTGATTGGACGGTGGAGCTGGGACGACATACAGGTCGAACTCCTGACCTGGGATGAGGACGGAGACTTTGGCGACGCCTGGTCCAGGATCCCCTTCGCTTTCTGGGCCAGATACCATCAGTACATTCTGAATAGCAACCGTGCCAACAGGAGAGGCACCTGGAGGGCTGGCGTCAGCAGCGGCACCAGTGGTGCGGCCAGCACCAGCATGCTCGATGGCCCCAGCACCAGCTCCACCATCCGGACCAGAAACGCCGCCAGAACCAGTGCCAGCTTCTTCTCCTGGATTCAGTAA
- the LOC130842312 gene encoding melanoma-associated antigen D4 isoform X3 codes for MATPGAPARSTQPQTSSQAQEAAAEGPSTTCAFSQAPRASEMDATRPKTAFLGQNDVFDFTQPAGVSGMAFPRPKRPAPAQEAATEGPSAASGGLQTASAGEGAATRPKTTKSGKALAKTRWVEPQNVVAAAAAKAKMATSIPEPEGAAATSQQSAEPWARMGGKRTKKSKHLDDEYESSEEEREPPTVPPTWRASQPPLTTVRPQMAPRPPMALRSQVPSRHVLCLPPRNVTLLQERANKLVKYLMIKDYKKIPIRRSDMLKDVIREYDEHFPEIIERATYTLEKKFGIHLKEIDKEEHLYILVCTRDSSARLLGKTKDTPRLSLLLVILGVIFMNGNRASEAVLWEALRKMGLRPGVRHPFLGDLRKLITEDFVKQKYLEYKKIPNSSPPEYEFLWGLRARHETSKMRVLRFIAQYQNRDPREWRAHFLEAVDDAFKTMDVDMAEEHARAQMRAQMNIGEEALIGRWSWDDIQVELLTWDEDGDFGDAWSRIPFAFWARYHQYILNSNRANRRGTWRAGVSSGTSGAASTSMLDGPSTSSTIRTRNAARTSASFFSWIQ; via the exons ATGGCCACCCCTGGGGCTCCGGCAAGGTCCACACAGCCCCAGACATCCTCGCAGGCCCAGGAGGCTGCTGCCGAGGGCCCTAGTACGACCTGTGCTTTCTCCCAGGCCCCGCGTGCCAGTGAGATGGATGCCACCCGGCCCAAGACAGCCTTCCTGGGTCAGAACGATGTCTTTGATTTCACCCAGCCGGCAGGTGTGAGTGGCATGGCCTTCCCACGCCCCAAGAGACCTGCCCCGGCCCAAGAGGCTGCCACAGAGGGCCCCAGTGCTGCCTCTGGGGGGCTCCAGACAGCCtctgctggggagggggcagctacCCGGCCCAAGACGACCAAGTCTGGGAAGGCTCTCGCCAAGACTCGGTGGGTGGAGCCTCAGAATGTTGTGGCAGCAGCTGCCGCCAAGGCCAAGATGGCCACGAGCATCCCGGAGCCTGAGGGTGCAGCTGCCACCTCTCAGCAGAGTGcggagccctgggccaggatggGAGGCAAGAGGACAAAGAAG TCCAAGCACCTGGATGACGAATATGAGAGCAGCGAGGAGGAGAGAGAGCCTCCTACGGTCCCACCGACCTGGAGGGCATCGCAGCCCCCACTGACGACTGTTCGGCCTCAGATGGCCCCTCGGCCCCCCATGGCCCTGAGGTCCCAGGTACCCTCAAGGCACGTACTGTGCTTGCCACCCCGCAATGTGACCCTTCTGCAGGAGAGG GCAAATAAGTTGGTGAAATATCTGATGATTAAAGACTACAAGAAGATCCCCATCAGGCGCTCAG aCATGCTAAAGGATGTCATCCGAGAATACGACGAACATTTCCCTGAGATCATTGAACGAGCAACGTACACTCTGGAAAAG AAGTTCGGCATCCACCTGAAGGAAATCGACAAGGAAGAACACCTCTACATTCTTGTCTGCACACGGGATTCGTCAGCCCGCCTCCTGGGAAA GACCAAGGACACTCCCAGGCTGAGCCTCCTCTTGGTGATTCTGGGCGTCATCTTCATGAACGGCAACCGTGCCAGCGAGG CTGTCCTCTGGGAGGCACTACGCAAGATGGGACTGCGCCCCGG GGTGAGGCACCCATTCCTGGGCGATCTGAGGAAACTCATTACAGAGGACTTTGTGAAGCAGAA GTACCTGGAATACAAGAAGATCCCCAACAGCAGCCCACCCGAGTATGAGTTCCTCTGGGGCCTCCGCGCCCGCCACGAGACCAGCAAGATGAGGGTGCTGAGATTCATCGCCCAG TATCAGAACCGAGACCCCCGGGAATGGAGGGCTCATTTCTTGGAGGCTGTGGATGATGCTTTCAAGACGATGGATGTGGATATGGCTGAGGAACATGCCAGGGCCCAGATGAGGGCCCAGATGAACATCGGGGAGGAAGCTCTGATTGGACGGTGGAGCTGGGACGACATACAGGTCGAACTCCTGACCTGGGATGAGGACGGAGACTTTGGCGACGCCTGGTCCAGGATCCCCTTCGCTTTCTGGGCCAGATACCATCAGTACATTCTGAATAGCAACCGTGCCAACAGGAGAGGCACCTGGAGGGCTGGCGTCAGCAGCGGCACCAGTGGTGCGGCCAGCACCAGCATGCTCGATGGCCCCAGCACCAGCTCCACCATCCGGACCAGAAACGCCGCCAGAACCAGTGCCAGCTTCTTCTCCTGGATTCAGTAA
- the LOC130842312 gene encoding melanoma-associated antigen D4 isoform X1, which yields MAEGSYHKESEGYNVEDMDEGSDEVGEEDMVEGNDYEEFGAFGGYGALTSFDIRILRAFGSLGPGFRILANEPWELENPMLARTLLEAFRMDPETLANETAARAANVARAASSNQAARATATAARATYNQVVANHSVAADQASGGDTQPMTSAAEAQAATPETSLASPHSSQMLVNSEMATPGAPARSTQPQTSSQAQEAAAEGPSTTCAFSQAPRASEMDATRPKTAFLGQNDVFDFTQPAGVSGMAFPRPKRPAPAQEAATEGPSAASGGLQTASAGEGAATRPKTTKSGKALAKTRWVEPQNVVAAAAAKAKMATSIPEPEGAAATSQQSAEPWARMGGKRTKKSKHLDDEYESSEEEREPPTVPPTWRASQPPLTTVRPQMAPRPPMALRSQVPSRHVLCLPPRNVTLLQERANKLVKYLMIKDYKKIPIRRSDMLKDVIREYDEHFPEIIERATYTLEKKFGIHLKEIDKEEHLYILVCTRDSSARLLGKTKDTPRLSLLLVILGVIFMNGNRASEAVLWEALRKMGLRPGVRHPFLGDLRKLITEDFVKQKYLEYKKIPNSSPPEYEFLWGLRARHETSKMRVLRFIAQYQNRDPREWRAHFLEAVDDAFKTMDVDMAEEHARAQMRAQMNIGEEALIGRWSWDDIQVELLTWDEDGDFGDAWSRIPFAFWARYHQYILNSNRANRRGTWRAGVSSGTSGAASTSMLDGPSTSSTIRTRNAARTSASFFSWIQ from the exons ATGGCTGAGGGAAGCTACCACAAAGAATCAGAAGGGTACAACGTTGAAGACATGGACGAGGGTAGTGATGAAGTCGGGGAGGAAGACATGGTTGAAGGCAACGACTATGAAGAATTTGGTGCTTTTGGAGGCTACGGAGCCCTCACCAGCTTTGACATCCGTATCCTCAGAGCCTTTGGGAGCTTGGGTCCAGGCTTTCGCATCTTAGCG AATGAGCCCTGGGAACTGGAAAACCCTATGCTGGCCAGGACTCTGCTGGAGGCATTTCGCATGGATCCAGAAACACTTGCCAATGAGACGGCTGCCCGTGCTGCCAACGTAGCCCGGGCCGCCTCCTCTAACCAAGCTGCTCGGGCCACTGCCACTGCTGCCCGTGCCACCTACAATCAGGTGGTCGCTAACCACTCAGTGGCCGCAGACCAGGCCTCAGGAGGCGATACCCAGCCCATGACATCCGCTGCTGAGGCTCAGGCAGCCACCCCCGAGACAAGCCTGGCTTCTCCGCACAGCTCCCAGATGCTAGTCAACAGCGAGATGGCCACCCCTGGGGCTCCGGCAAGGTCCACACAGCCCCAGACATCCTCGCAGGCCCAGGAGGCTGCTGCCGAGGGCCCTAGTACGACCTGTGCTTTCTCCCAGGCCCCGCGTGCCAGTGAGATGGATGCCACCCGGCCCAAGACAGCCTTCCTGGGTCAGAACGATGTCTTTGATTTCACCCAGCCGGCAGGTGTGAGTGGCATGGCCTTCCCACGCCCCAAGAGACCTGCCCCGGCCCAAGAGGCTGCCACAGAGGGCCCCAGTGCTGCCTCTGGGGGGCTCCAGACAGCCtctgctggggagggggcagctacCCGGCCCAAGACGACCAAGTCTGGGAAGGCTCTCGCCAAGACTCGGTGGGTGGAGCCTCAGAATGTTGTGGCAGCAGCTGCCGCCAAGGCCAAGATGGCCACGAGCATCCCGGAGCCTGAGGGTGCAGCTGCCACCTCTCAGCAGAGTGcggagccctgggccaggatggGAGGCAAGAGGACAAAGAAG TCCAAGCACCTGGATGACGAATATGAGAGCAGCGAGGAGGAGAGAGAGCCTCCTACGGTCCCACCGACCTGGAGGGCATCGCAGCCCCCACTGACGACTGTTCGGCCTCAGATGGCCCCTCGGCCCCCCATGGCCCTGAGGTCCCAGGTACCCTCAAGGCACGTACTGTGCTTGCCACCCCGCAATGTGACCCTTCTGCAGGAGAGG GCAAATAAGTTGGTGAAATATCTGATGATTAAAGACTACAAGAAGATCCCCATCAGGCGCTCAG aCATGCTAAAGGATGTCATCCGAGAATACGACGAACATTTCCCTGAGATCATTGAACGAGCAACGTACACTCTGGAAAAG AAGTTCGGCATCCACCTGAAGGAAATCGACAAGGAAGAACACCTCTACATTCTTGTCTGCACACGGGATTCGTCAGCCCGCCTCCTGGGAAA GACCAAGGACACTCCCAGGCTGAGCCTCCTCTTGGTGATTCTGGGCGTCATCTTCATGAACGGCAACCGTGCCAGCGAGG CTGTCCTCTGGGAGGCACTACGCAAGATGGGACTGCGCCCCGG GGTGAGGCACCCATTCCTGGGCGATCTGAGGAAACTCATTACAGAGGACTTTGTGAAGCAGAA GTACCTGGAATACAAGAAGATCCCCAACAGCAGCCCACCCGAGTATGAGTTCCTCTGGGGCCTCCGCGCCCGCCACGAGACCAGCAAGATGAGGGTGCTGAGATTCATCGCCCAG TATCAGAACCGAGACCCCCGGGAATGGAGGGCTCATTTCTTGGAGGCTGTGGATGATGCTTTCAAGACGATGGATGTGGATATGGCTGAGGAACATGCCAGGGCCCAGATGAGGGCCCAGATGAACATCGGGGAGGAAGCTCTGATTGGACGGTGGAGCTGGGACGACATACAGGTCGAACTCCTGACCTGGGATGAGGACGGAGACTTTGGCGACGCCTGGTCCAGGATCCCCTTCGCTTTCTGGGCCAGATACCATCAGTACATTCTGAATAGCAACCGTGCCAACAGGAGAGGCACCTGGAGGGCTGGCGTCAGCAGCGGCACCAGTGGTGCGGCCAGCACCAGCATGCTCGATGGCCCCAGCACCAGCTCCACCATCCGGACCAGAAACGCCGCCAGAACCAGTGCCAGCTTCTTCTCCTGGATTCAGTAA